ttaaaattttcttctccGCATTGTCATGTATAATTTAATACAATATAGCTTGTGAGTTTGTTGTGACCTAGTTGTGTTTGCCTCATATATGGTGTTTTTGGCATTGTGGCATCCTTTAATAGGGTGAGCATATGGTTAGGTCATGGGTGCCAATATTCTCTTCATGTGGGTGCACAAAATGCTACAAGTCCAACATGTTCTCGACCTGATCCAATGATACacattttcttaaatatatataattaccagAAGAGTCATTTGGGTAGAGAATAAGATACTGTACTTGCAGTCATTCCACCTCTTCTTCTTCAATAGCTCTTTTCCAGTTTGGTTATGACATGTATATTCTCATTACTCTTCTCCAAGGACTCTGTTTGGGTAAAATGTGATTTGGGTTTTCTCCTCAAATGCCCAACAACTCTCTTTCCCAATGACTCCCGTCTCTTATCCTGTAATGACATTGATTgtattatttgtaaatttgtatGTACATAATGTCATAATCACATTTATAGTATTAGTAGTATATATATAGCATGTCACAATATATGCAGTAACAGTATATACTGTATATCATTCTTTCCATCTAATCATGCTGTATAGTTGAAAGGCTGTTACTTTTGAACTCTCACTGGAAgctgattattatatttaacaattatctaattaatttgtCAAGTTACTGTTGCAAGTCTGTGAccaagtttaaatttttttttgtatcatTTATTTAACAATGACCaagtaaattatttatatataccaTAGCTCTCTTTTTTTGTTATCTAATTAAGCTGGTGTGAATCCATCACTAATGAAGTATAATTAATAtgcattatattaattatgtaagcACCTCCACTACTTTATTTCACTTCTATTGCATATTCTATGCTAGTTTCTTATGACTTTGTGACTTGtgatgtttttattttattatagacATAGTATTGCCTAGTAGTTTTTGCAgtaatgtatatattttgtacTTCAACATTTATTGTCAATGTGTACATTTAGCCACGTGCGTCACACAAATGCTGCAACAGACACATGCCACAAACCACAACAAGTTTTTTCGTGCTTGGTTATTCTTGGTTGTATATTCTGCTCATGTTTTAAATGTTCTAGTGCAGCTTAaaatattcagaattttttctgAGAAATGATTTAATACTTGATATGGAATTAAGTATGCAGTATTTTTTGCTGGCAATTGTTGGTCCGAAAGCAGAAATCTATTATAAGCTAAAACTGACTGGAATTGGCTAGAAGAATCCTTTCTTTTATAGCAGGAGCAATCTTATCTTTATACAATTCTTCGACCACTACCACAGTGtttggaatatattttaaatcttgaCCACTTTCAGTATACTCATAACGTACAACATTTAAATGTATTATTAACCTCTTAGAATTTGTAATCACCAAATTATTTGACAAACACAATGATAATATTTCTGCTGTTAttggtattttttttaactcCGTAGCTGTGATCTCTGCCccgctttatatattttcttaatttactgAAACTCTTTTCGCAGATGAAAACTGGCTGTGTTGCTCTCGTTCTATGCTTAAATATTACCGTCGACCCCCCTGATGTAATAAAAATATCACCTTGTGCCAGAATGGAGTGCTGGATTGGTACATCATCACAACCTATTTAGCTTTTCTGACATGAATTTTTTACATGTAATATTATAGTTCTATTCTGTTTGTGTTCTATATTTATTCTAGCGATTTTTTGGTACTACCTGTTGCTTCCAAGCTCTTGTCTATGTTACTTCCTGCCTATGAGTACTTGGATATTAGAGTTCACTATTTATGTTCCGCACCAATCTAGTCAGGTGCtcttaattttgtataaatacaCTGATCTTTATTAGAAGTTAATGTTTGTGGATTGGTTTTCAAGTTTGTTGTTCAATTTATCCCCCTTTCTTGGCAGCTCTGTGTGTAATTGCATCTTCTGCTCTGCGCCCGAGCTTGTGACACTTACCATACCTGTTGCACACATTTTACTCGGCACATACTAATATATGCATTTTGCCAGTATTCAGAGACAGGAATGTTAATAAAAATCATCAATGTGCGGACTTTTGTACTTCGTGTTCTATTAATTTTGTATAGTAGTGTCTGCTtgtcttttgtttgtttgttaacataaaaaAGCGCTATGTTTTTGCAAAATTACTTGCCCTTGTAtgtctaaaatatataattttccatatattttttgaatttgtaGCTACCTAGTACTTTTTGCAGATCCAAATTCTATGGCTCCTCAAAAAGCGTTGGAAACAATTGGAAAAACCTTGAGTTATCAATATGAAAGGTGGCATGCAAGGGTTAGACAAGTTTGCTCTGTAGTCTGTGCAGTAACAGATTTATTAAGTAGACTATTTTCGCTTTTGTTTAACAAACTCAAATATCAGGCAAAGTACAAGATACAGTTAGATCCTACTGTTGAAGAAGTGAAGAAACTTTGTTGTACATGTCGCAAATTAGCCAAGTCTGAAAGAGTACTGTTTCATTATAATGGTCATGGTGTGCCAAAGCCAACTGCAAATGGTGAAATTTGGCTGTTTAACAAGGTTTATATACTTATCTGTAACTTAAAACAAATGACTCTATATATTCATCTTTCTTGCAATTAATTTATACATCATTGGTAATATTCATTGCAGAGTTACACACAATATATTCCTCTGCCAGTAAGAGACCTCGATTCTTGGTTGAGAACACCCTCAATGTACGTTTTTGACTGCTCTGCTGCAGGAATGGTTGTGAATGCCTTTAAAGAGGTTGTATAGATTGGGTGTCACTTGATTATATAGCTTTTCAGTTTTTTTGTGTGGTCTTGGTGTATAATTACTCTTTTGTTTCGTTAACggttttattctatttttcttctaattattattttactgaATAGCTCCAGGATTTGACTCCTTCCAACTCTTCTGGATCTTCTGTAAGGGATTGCATTTTGCTTGCAGCTTGTGAAGCACATGAGACGCTTCCGCAAAGTGCTGAGTTTCCTGCTGATGTATTTACATCTTGCCTCACCACTCCCATTAAGATGGCATTGAGATGGTGATCATTTTAATTGATGCTTTATAGGTTCAGTTATCCGTGCTCACTTCTCACAGTATCATGTACTGTTTAAGCGGTTGCATTTCTGTTTACTGTtgtgtaaatataaaacacattacatatatatatattactaacgACTAATAACTATTGATTTTATAgcataataaaatttagaagatATACATTGGCTAAATTCAGCCACTCTGctcatgatttttttatataaccgAAGTTTTCCTTAATGGCTCTGGTCTATAAATAATGTGTGCTTCCTCACTTAGTGGATAGTCGCTACTTGGTGGGAGCCTcactcatttttaattttatgcatAGGTGCTTATGATCAAACTTACATCATCATAATTATGAATCTCATTTTCTAGTGATGCTTCTTGTTTCCAGGTTCTGCACACGTTCGCTGCTTCACGAGTCTCTTACTTATTCACTAATAGATAGAATACCTGGTCGGCAAACTGACCGTAAGACACTACTTGGGGAGCTGAATTGGATATTTACTGCAGTGACTGACACAATTGCCTGGAACGTGCTCCCACACGGTATTTGGGCAGTGAAATTGTGAAGCTCTTCTTAATTTATCTATTGACATCTCCTCTCCTGGAATTTATTATTGTACTTGTGGTTGTTATTCCTTTCTGCAGATTTATTTCAAAGGTTGTTCAGACAAGACTTATTGGTTGCAAGCCTGTTCCGAAATTTCCTACTTGCTGAGAGGATTATGCGGTCTGCAAATTGTTCTCCAATTTCGCATCCAATGTTACCAGCTACCCATCAGCATCATATGTGGTtggttgatttatatcttataatATTATCTGAaacattcaatttttttaattagttcTTATGTGATGCAATGAAGGGATGCCTGGGATATGGCTGCTGAAATGTGTCTTGCTCAGCTTCCGGCATTGATTGAGGACCCCAAAGTTGAATTTCAAGTGAGTTTTTAATGTTTGTTCATGAAATAGCATATTATTGACCGCTTGATTTGCAGAATGTGCTTATACTTTTGTCTTACATCTGATCTAATTTCAGCCAAGCCCTTTTTTCACGGAACAGTTGACAGCTTTTGAAATTTggctggatcatggatctgagtACAAGAAGGCTCCTGAGCAGCTGCCAATTGTTCTTCAGGTAGACTGTTTTCAGTCCTCACAAGTTTTGACTAAGAACTTAAATagtctttatatatttttatgggGATCTAAAGCAATTTATGAGTTAACATCAATTTTGTGAATATGTTCATTAAGTCGTTTCTTAAATTATTAGTTGGATCACTACAGAGTCAGGTTAAAAAACTTTACTATGTTCTGAGAAGTATGATATAAAGGTGCCATCCAGTGGTCTCCTATGTTTGTAGACAAAAAGCTACTTAGTACTGACTGAACCTCTTATGGTCACCCATCTTTAAGTGGGCGCTTAAGAGGTAATCTTGACCGACACATCTTGTCATCTCAGTTCCTGACAATTGTGTTCTGTTCATGTCTAGTCAGTAGTTAGGTCCGATGTTTCCGAAGCAGTTATTATCTTGTTACCCGACTTATCGTCGTGCGAGTTTTACCGTATCTATGTTTCTGAGAAAAGTTTAGTATGTACTGATCAAGGCTGAATTTGGATATCTGGAACTGTTTGTGGGGTTGAAGGTAGTAGGTAATGGAGTAAGGAAATTGTTAGGCTATCATGTCTACAGCTATAGTGACGGTGTCTGTTTTTAATCTCTGGTGTGTATTGTGTTAATTTCATTACAATCCTTATTCACTGACTTACGAATTTCATCATGATTTTGCTCAAACATCTGTTGAAATATTTTAGGTATCTTCTTATGTCAATAGCATATATATTGCCTTGTCGAACACACGCACACCCACATACATATCTTGCTGCTTTGGCAGTACTTTTGTGACTAATACTGTAAAACCTGATCTTCGTTATCTTGACACATGTCCTTACTAATTCTGTTATTTAAAGGCTCttgtaaattatttatatataaaatagagatgtttATTGTGTTGCATCCAACCACTGAATAGTTAACAAGCGTTCTTTTTTCCAGGTTTTACTTAGTCAATGCCACCGTTTTCGTGCTCTGGTGCTGCTTGGCAGATTTCTTGATATGGGGTCTTGGGCCGTAGATCTGGTATAATCTGTAGCATAAAATTGTACTTCCCTCTCTTGAATAGATCTTTCTAATTTTGTACAAATTCATCTTCCGGTAGGCTCTGTCTGTTGGGATTTTTCCCTATGTATTAAAGCTTTTACAGACAACTACTCCAGAACTTCGTCAGATTCTTGTGTTTATCTGGACAAAGATCCTTTCCCTCGATAAGGTATATCTGAGAACTTTCTCAGTTTGTGCCAAATAGCTCtccatatatatgatatatagagTCTTACTCTAGTAGAAACCAATTAACTTGGAAACTAGAAACCAGCCGGGGACCAATTTTTAATTGCAGAAATCAACTGTTTATACATCACAAATCACCATCTTATATATAACATTTTGCTAGTCTCTACTGATGAATAGCACAACCCAAACTACCTTCAAGAAAATCACCAGTATAACAAGATGATCCACAACACAGTATATTAGTCTTACTGAGAAACTACTGAACGATAAGCAATAATAAACTATTACAATCCTCTGGGTCTCTCCTACTTCTATTTTACTTGCACAATACTTTCGATGAAACCAGCCCTATTCCCTCTCTGCGATCTTATTCCCTGTTCCCATATATAATTTACTTTACTACCCTTACTCACTACAAAGACATCTATACCCTTTACTTTTATTTCCTGACTTCTTTCTTTCTTCGAGTTAGTCCACTTAATTTTTTGTTGAGCAGCACTGTTACTAGCAGTAtctctcaaatataaatatatgcctacatatgatatatataacGTATATCATCATTTTCACCCGTACTACAATGATGAACCTCCTTCCACAATTACTAACACCTTTCGTGACTTGCCACCATCGCTTACCATCATGAATAGCCACACCCACCTGCCACCATTACTCACACTCACTGGCGACTACTTACCACCACCAAACATCTCCTCTCACCACTTACTGCCACCATGGGcctcctacaactataattgaCCATCAATAATCGACCACCAATGGTTaatataagtagattttctcaattttgaaaaataaaaattgatgataTTATTGTATCAAATAGTGATTAATGGTGTATAAACTGGTGATTTATGAAGTTGTAAACAGTGATTGTGGGACTGGTTTCTTAAGaattggtttctattttaaTCACTAGcctacatgtgtgtgtgtgtgtgtgtgtgtgtatgagtCACACTTGATGGAGAACCACCTTATATAGAGTCTAGTAGAGTTgccctatatatacacataaaattcATGTATCAATCTCCTTATCCATCAAATATATCAttagtaaattaaaaaataaattttcatcatttttcctttaaaaaaaacGTTGagaattaatcataatatacaAACTGGTTCTACAGTAGAACCATATTCATACAAAGTGGTTGTACaataaaacttaaaatcaaaattttaattagattATATGTGTTAAATTGTTTGTGCATGTTATCTTTGACTCGTATTCTACATTAGAATCAAAATTTATGCATAAGTATGACtaagttttaaattattaatgagattttaaAGTAGAACCAAATGGTTCTTCACGGGACTCTATATAAGATGGTTCTCTATGGAACAATggcctatatacatatatgtatatattgtataataaagtATCACTAATTTTCTGCTATGTCTGATAGTCATGCCAGGTGGATTTAGTCAAAGATGATGGGCACAAATATTTCATTAGGTTCCTCGATAGTGAAGAAGCTTATCCAGAACAGCGGGCAATGGCTGCATTTGTTTTAGCTGTCATTGTTGATGGACATCGAAGGGGACAGGAAGCCTGTATTGAAGCTGGTCTTATACATGTATGCTTAAGGCACCTACAGGATTCAACCGCAAATGAAGTACAAACTGAGCCATTATTTCTTCAGTGGCTTTGCCTGTGTTTGGGAAAACTTTGGGAAGATTTCACAGAGGGACAGATAATAGGTTTGCAAGCAGATGCCCCAGCCATATATGGACCTCTACTTTCTGAGCCCCAACCTGAGGTTTGCCTCATTTCTTCAAATGTTTTATACAATTGATTAGTGATGCTCTGATGTAAATAAATATGCTCGTTAGTCACAGGTAGCACTTTGAACTTTTACTCAGGTTAGAGCTTCAGCTGTGTTTGCGCTTGGCACTCTTTTTGACATAGGGTTTGACTCATCTAGCCTATCTAGGGATGTTGGAGATGAAGTAAGttatgatgatgataatgatgaagatgaaaaagtGAAGGCTGAAATTAGTATTGTAAAGAGCCTTCTAGATGTTGTTTCAGATGGAAGCCCATTAGTAAGAACTGAGGTTGCTGTAGGTAAGTAAtaagcaacttatttatttcttaaaagAGATTCTTTTATAGTGGTTTTTACTTGCCTGGTTTTCCATTTCTTGGACATGATCAAGAGCCTGACTAGTTGACAACTGGTGTGGATACAGGTGCATCTTATAATTTGGTTTATGATTAATTTCGTTTGTAATTCTCTGTAGACATTTAGGTTTTCAGCGCATGACATGAGAAGACAAATGCAAATGTCATACAAGCTTATTGGGCTTGTGTAAATATAGACTTATACAACAGTAAACAAGTTGAGAATATTGAAGCTATAAAATCAAGGAGAATCATAAAGCATCTGCCAGAGCAGAATTTTCTAATGCAGGGACATGGCAGTCTCTTTGGAATAAACAAAGAATCCCTGCTTTCTTGGTCTGATTCATAATTGATATAAGTTGTTTGATATTCCAGGATTTTAGATAGTTTGAAAAATGTGTTGGAAACTAGGTTGTCCATGTTACGTTAACAGATTTTGGTGATAGATGAGGAATCCCTGCTTCCTGGGTTTTGATCATGTttgatacaagtaattttataCTTTGGCAGTAGATTGTTATGCAAAAGATAATGGATCCTAATTAGTCAAGGTCATGTTTCTAGATCAGATATGTGTTACTATGCCATTCATCCCTGTGCATGTATCGCAGATGACTTATTTTACAATTACAGTATATTGTTGCTATTGCAGCTTTGGGGCGGTTCGCGTTCGGCCACAACAAGCACTTGAAATCAGTTGCTGCAGCAATTTTGAACCACCAGCCTCATTCAGTACTGAGTTCCCTCCCTTTCTTTGCTATTAAGGGTACAACAAGTGGCTGTACTTCGGCAAATTATTATTCCCATACTGGGCCTATCTTGAAGGCAGGTGGTGATAGCCAGTCAGTGGTTTGTGATGGTAGAATATCCACCAGTAATCCCCTAGCTACTTCTGGTGTGATGCATGGGTCGCCAGTTTCTGATGAATCATCTCAACATTCAGATTCTGGTATATTGACCAACTGCATTAGTAATGGCGTCATTGATCGTGCTCACTCAAGACATTTGGACAACGGATTTTATTCACAATGTGTATCTGCTATGTGTACACTAGCCAAGGACCCATCACCACGAATTGCAAGTCTTGGCCGGCGGGTCCTGTCAATCATTGGGATTGAACAAGTTGTGACGAAACTTACCAAGTCCACTGGCCATGTAAGTTCAAGTGAATCTACTACACCTCCAACCAGTAGTCTTGCTGGACTAGCACGATCATCTTCTTTATTCGACCTGAATGCGGGTAAGATTTCTTCTTGTTCTGGCCAATGTGTGGCTTGAAGATTTGCATTATTCTTCCTTTAAAAACCCACAATTTTGTTTATGTTATGACTTTTCAACAATATAAGTGCTTGAGATTAtgctatttatattaatattggccTCCTTGACATGGGTTCCCTTCTTGTCTACTTTCCCCCTTTTTACTTCATTTAGATCCTATAATTTCTCAGCAAGGAAACTTTTGTTCTATTTATTTTACAGGACACTTGTCTATGACTTTCAGAACTCCTCCAGTTAGTCCTCCTCAACCGACTTACTTCACAACGGGCCTGCGAAGAGTTTATTCTTTGGAGTTGAGGCCACACCTAGTGAGTACTCCAGACTCGGGATTAGCTGATCCGCTTCTGGGTTCTCTTGGAGCTTCTGGTTCCTCTGAGCGCAGCTTCCTTCCGAAGTCAACTATCTACAAGTGGAGTTGTGATCACTTTACAAAACCCCTTCTTACTGCCGCAGATGATAGCaatgaaataatttcaaaaagagAGGAGAGGGAAAAATTTGCCTTTGACCAGATTTTAAAATGCCAGCACTCATGTGTGTCTTCATCATTCATTTGTCCTGTTCTGGTTAGTGATTGAAATTTCTCATTTTTTCCTAATTTAAAAGTTGGACTGTTTTACTTTACAGCTATTAACAAGCTTCACAATCAAATTGCTGGATGGGATACAAGATTTGAGGCTGGTGCCAAAATAACTTTGCTGCAACCTTTTTCACCCGTTGTCATTGCGGCAGATGAGTGTGAGCGTATCAGGTATGGCGATTTCAACTTCTAATCCTTGCTTCATTTCAAGAGTCAACAACAAAAATTGATTTTGTTAAGCTGAGCACTTTATATAGACTAGATTATGTGATCTTGCAATCTAGGAAGTAGGAATGCTAAATCTTCAAGATAATAAAATTGGTTACTGCGTTGCAGTTGAATTTGTTGTAGTTGACAGTCCTATATATTGGAGCTTCTTCCATCCATTACACTATTTTGGTgtgattattatttattactctTAAATGGTGTAAAAGTTGCACTATATTAAAAACAAACTCCAATCTATTCACACACTAAAAGGAATATTCTTTTTACTTTGTAATGTTATTTACTGATAAAAGTACAAAGTAATAAAGTTTTTAGACATAGAGGGAATTAATTTGTTTAGTTAATGACTACAAGGGTAGTGTTGCCATTTGAAACAACTCTAAATGTTACACAGTATTTTGGCGTTGCACCATATATTCCTTCACCAAAATGGTGCAACTTTAATAGTTCCGTTGGAGTTGATTTCTATACCAATTTGGTAAAGTACATTTGTATAATtgggttggagatggtcttTGTTATTGCAATATTACCTGACATTCACCTTTATCTGCTCTTTTGTATTGTTCCAGGGTATGGAATTATGAGGAAGCCACCTTGCTAAATTCTTTTAGTAATCATGATTATCCATACAAAGGTATATCAAACCTCAGCTTAATAAATGAGCTTGATGACAGCTTACTTCTTGTTGCATCTAGTAAGCTTCTaaacttgattttcttcaaTGTTTTATTTTGTGAATATATGATGGAATTCATGCTTGACCTTCTCGCTATGCTTACATGATACAGGTGATGGAAGTATCCGAATATGGAAAGATTACAGTGCTAAAAGCCGACAGAAACTTG
This genomic window from Daucus carota subsp. sativus chromosome 7, DH1 v3.0, whole genome shotgun sequence contains:
- the LOC108195973 gene encoding regulatory-associated protein of TOR 1 isoform X2 — protein: MGDLMAPRISQSLVPTHLDEFDFVEIDNSRDVDADDDVDDAAPAALMVTSMAYLPQNSVLCELRHEAFEACVSSGPLDVGLVSKWRPKDRMKTGCVALVLCLNITVDPPDVIKISPCARMECWIDPNSMAPQKALETIGKTLSYQYERWHARAKYKIQLDPTVEEVKKLCCTCRKLAKSERVLFHYNGHGVPKPTANGEIWLFNKSYTQYIPLPVRDLDSWLRTPSMYVFDCSAAGMVVNAFKEDLTPSNSSGSSVRDCILLAACEAHETLPQSAEFPADVFTSCLTTPIKMALRWFCTRSLLHESLTYSLIDRIPGRQTDRKTLLGELNWIFTAVTDTIAWNVLPHDLFQRLFRQDLLVASLFRNFLLAERIMRSANCSPISHPMLPATHQHHMWDAWDMAAEMCLAQLPALIEDPKVEFQPSPFFTEQLTAFEIWLDHGSEYKKAPEQLPIVLQVLLSQCHRFRALVLLGRFLDMGSWAVDLALSVGIFPYVLKLLQTTTPELRQILVFIWTKILSLDKSCQVDLVKDDGHKYFIRFLDSEEAYPEQRAMAAFVLAVIVDGHRRGQEACIEAGLIHVCLRHLQDSTANEVQTEPLFLQWLCLCLGKLWEDFTEGQIIGLQADAPAIYGPLLSEPQPEVRASAVFALGTLFDIGFDSSSLSRDVGDEVSYDDDNDEDEKVKAEISIVKSLLDVVSDGSPLVRTEVAVALGRFAFGHNKHLKSVAAAILNHQPHSVLSSLPFFAIKGTTSGCTSANYYSHTGPILKAGGDSQSVVCDGRISTSNPLATSGVMHGSPVSDESSQHSDSGILTNCISNGVIDRAHSRHLDNGFYSQCVSAMCTLAKDPSPRIASLGRRVLSIIGIEQVVTKLTKSTGHVSSSESTTPPTSSLAGLARSSSLFDLNAGHLSMTFRTPPVSPPQPTYFTTGLRRVYSLELRPHLVSTPDSGLADPLLGSLGASGSSERSFLPKSTIYKWSCDHFTKPLLTAADDSNEIISKREEREKFAFDQILKCQHSSINKLHNQIAGWDTRFEAGAKITLLQPFSPVVIAADECERIRVWNYEEATLLNSFSNHDYPYKGISNLSLINELDDSLLLVASSDGSIRIWKDYSAKSRQKLVTAFYSIQGPRPGVPSLNAVVKWQQQSGILYASGKLSSIAVWDLDKEQRINSIPLQSECSVSAMSASLIHGREFAAGFTDGSVRLFDIRTPDMLVCATQLHTQKVVGMGFQPGLDPAKIVSASHAGDIQFLDFRHHRDAYLTIHAHRGSLAALAVHRHAPLIASGSAKQRIKVFNMDGEQLGTIQYYPTFMAQKIGSVSCLTFHPYQVMLAAGAADGCVSIYADEISSPRF
- the LOC108195973 gene encoding regulatory-associated protein of TOR 1 isoform X1, translating into MGDLMAPRISQSLVPTHLDEFDFVEIDNSRDVDADDDVDDAAPAALMVTSMAYLPQNSVLCELRHEAFEACVSSGPLDVGLVSKWRPKDRMKTGCVALVLCLNITVDPPDVIKISPCARMECWIDPNSMAPQKALETIGKTLSYQYERWHARAKYKIQLDPTVEEVKKLCCTCRKLAKSERVLFHYNGHGVPKPTANGEIWLFNKSYTQYIPLPVRDLDSWLRTPSMYVFDCSAAGMVVNAFKELQDLTPSNSSGSSVRDCILLAACEAHETLPQSAEFPADVFTSCLTTPIKMALRWFCTRSLLHESLTYSLIDRIPGRQTDRKTLLGELNWIFTAVTDTIAWNVLPHDLFQRLFRQDLLVASLFRNFLLAERIMRSANCSPISHPMLPATHQHHMWDAWDMAAEMCLAQLPALIEDPKVEFQPSPFFTEQLTAFEIWLDHGSEYKKAPEQLPIVLQVLLSQCHRFRALVLLGRFLDMGSWAVDLALSVGIFPYVLKLLQTTTPELRQILVFIWTKILSLDKSCQVDLVKDDGHKYFIRFLDSEEAYPEQRAMAAFVLAVIVDGHRRGQEACIEAGLIHVCLRHLQDSTANEVQTEPLFLQWLCLCLGKLWEDFTEGQIIGLQADAPAIYGPLLSEPQPEVRASAVFALGTLFDIGFDSSSLSRDVGDEVSYDDDNDEDEKVKAEISIVKSLLDVVSDGSPLVRTEVAVALGRFAFGHNKHLKSVAAAILNHQPHSVLSSLPFFAIKGTTSGCTSANYYSHTGPILKAGGDSQSVVCDGRISTSNPLATSGVMHGSPVSDESSQHSDSGILTNCISNGVIDRAHSRHLDNGFYSQCVSAMCTLAKDPSPRIASLGRRVLSIIGIEQVVTKLTKSTGHVSSSESTTPPTSSLAGLARSSSLFDLNAGHLSMTFRTPPVSPPQPTYFTTGLRRVYSLELRPHLVSTPDSGLADPLLGSLGASGSSERSFLPKSTIYKWSCDHFTKPLLTAADDSNEIISKREEREKFAFDQILKCQHSSINKLHNQIAGWDTRFEAGAKITLLQPFSPVVIAADECERIRVWNYEEATLLNSFSNHDYPYKGISNLSLINELDDSLLLVASSDGSIRIWKDYSAKSRQKLVTAFYSIQGPRPGVPSLNAVVKWQQQSGILYASGKLSSIAVWDLDKEQRINSIPLQSECSVSAMSASLIHGREFAAGFTDGSVRLFDIRTPDMLVCATQLHTQKVVGMGFQPGLDPAKIVSASHAGDIQFLDFRHHRDAYLTIHAHRGSLAALAVHRHAPLIASGSAKQRIKVFNMDGEQLGTIQYYPTFMAQKIGSVSCLTFHPYQVMLAAGAADGCVSIYADEISSPRF
- the LOC108195973 gene encoding regulatory-associated protein of TOR 1 isoform X3, translated to MGDLMAPRISQSLVPTHLDEFDFVEIDNSRDVDADDDVDDAAPAALMVTSMAYLPQNSVLCELRHEAFEACVSSGPLDVGLVSKWRPKDRMKTGCVALVLCLNITVDPPDVIKISPCARMECWIDPNSMAPQKALETIGKTLSYQYERWHARAKYKIQLDPTVEEVKKLCCTCRKLAKSERVLFHYNGHGVPKPTANGEIWLFNKSYTQYIPLPVRDLDSWLRTPSMYVFDCSAAGMVVNAFKELQDLTPSNSSGSSVRDCILLAACEAHETLPQSAEFPADVFTSCLTTPIKMALRWFCTRSLLHESLTYSLIDRIPGRQTDRKTLLGELNWIFTAVTDTIAWNVLPHDLFQRLFRQDLLVASLFRNFLLAERIMRSANCSPISHPMLPATHQHHMWDAWDMAAEMCLAQLPALIEDPKVEFQPSPFFTEQLTAFEIWLDHGSEYKKAPEQLPIVLQVLLSQCHRFRALVLLGRFLDMGSWAVDLSCQVDLVKDDGHKYFIRFLDSEEAYPEQRAMAAFVLAVIVDGHRRGQEACIEAGLIHVCLRHLQDSTANEVQTEPLFLQWLCLCLGKLWEDFTEGQIIGLQADAPAIYGPLLSEPQPEVRASAVFALGTLFDIGFDSSSLSRDVGDEVSYDDDNDEDEKVKAEISIVKSLLDVVSDGSPLVRTEVAVALGRFAFGHNKHLKSVAAAILNHQPHSVLSSLPFFAIKGTTSGCTSANYYSHTGPILKAGGDSQSVVCDGRISTSNPLATSGVMHGSPVSDESSQHSDSGILTNCISNGVIDRAHSRHLDNGFYSQCVSAMCTLAKDPSPRIASLGRRVLSIIGIEQVVTKLTKSTGHVSSSESTTPPTSSLAGLARSSSLFDLNAGHLSMTFRTPPVSPPQPTYFTTGLRRVYSLELRPHLVSTPDSGLADPLLGSLGASGSSERSFLPKSTIYKWSCDHFTKPLLTAADDSNEIISKREEREKFAFDQILKCQHSSINKLHNQIAGWDTRFEAGAKITLLQPFSPVVIAADECERIRVWNYEEATLLNSFSNHDYPYKGISNLSLINELDDSLLLVASSDGSIRIWKDYSAKSRQKLVTAFYSIQGPRPGVPSLNAVVKWQQQSGILYASGKLSSIAVWDLDKEQRINSIPLQSECSVSAMSASLIHGREFAAGFTDGSVRLFDIRTPDMLVCATQLHTQKVVGMGFQPGLDPAKIVSASHAGDIQFLDFRHHRDAYLTIHAHRGSLAALAVHRHAPLIASGSAKQRIKVFNMDGEQLGTIQYYPTFMAQKIGSVSCLTFHPYQVMLAAGAADGCVSIYADEISSPRF